A genome region from Candidatus Acidulodesulfobacterium acidiphilum includes the following:
- the cbiE gene encoding precorrin-6y C5,15-methyltransferase (decarboxylating) subunit CbiE, translated as MAKTSKKVYIVGVSPCYQDIARKQILEMFSDKKNRIDTVFAKKEDSHLLTWVREQISAEKKSLVLENNGNISRLNNAKIFYDGKIKFIEDYVKENLGKKNILILANGDPNFFGIGGTIISGLKENEKRFIEIYPAISYMQIGFSKLKIPMTHAYILSLHGRSFDGLHPVLNSEKIIGIYTDEINTPDKIYGELEEKGILENFEFYVLTELCSKNEKIYKNFTKEILEDISGKKNIVILKEKNQKNKTESLKAENHADGKNSNSGNYNNNVNFAGTAANAVDAVNVNINRNIILGIEDDRYIHASGEPTKKEIRSVSLGMMEIREDSVIIDAGCGSGSISIEAAGLAFRGKVYSIDKNKQKIENLKRNMKKFGRNNIEPILGELPDAIKSRLNLKLKGVNADSVFIGGGGAENIDEILKEFLNILKENGVIVVNAVTIETLYAVINFIKNAGLKYEMVSLSVSRLKSIGETSYFQALNQIYAVKITKKFLKQNAETKIEPKIDGRPKPESSPLAKTGAETERKTEIKPEAETAGKKRNMTFKIENRGDKKSEELNSKMPKVKVRNKTIGAPKSDDEFSGLNANEGDGANDLNYDIENGGSGKNER; from the coding sequence ATGGCAAAAACGTCTAAGAAAGTTTATATAGTAGGAGTTTCTCCATGCTATCAGGATATTGCAAGAAAACAGATTTTAGAAATGTTTAGCGATAAAAAAAACAGAATAGATACGGTGTTTGCAAAAAAAGAAGATTCGCATCTTCTTACGTGGGTCAGGGAGCAAATATCCGCAGAAAAGAAAAGCCTAGTTCTTGAAAATAACGGAAATATAAGCAGGTTAAACAATGCTAAGATATTTTACGACGGGAAAATAAAATTTATCGAAGATTACGTTAAAGAAAATCTCGGAAAAAAAAATATTTTAATACTTGCAAACGGTGACCCTAATTTTTTCGGTATCGGCGGTACCATAATCAGCGGATTAAAAGAAAACGAAAAAAGGTTTATAGAAATATATCCGGCAATAAGCTATATGCAGATAGGATTTTCAAAATTAAAAATTCCTATGACGCATGCTTATATATTAAGCCTTCACGGAAGAAGTTTTGACGGCCTGCATCCCGTACTTAATTCCGAAAAAATAATAGGTATATATACCGATGAAATAAACACTCCTGATAAAATTTACGGCGAACTTGAAGAAAAAGGTATTTTAGAAAATTTTGAATTTTATGTCCTGACGGAATTATGCTCTAAAAACGAAAAAATATATAAAAATTTTACGAAAGAGATTTTGGAAGATATAAGCGGTAAAAAAAATATCGTTATATTAAAGGAAAAAAATCAAAAAAATAAAACTGAATCTTTGAAAGCCGAAAACCATGCAGACGGTAAAAACAGTAATAGCGGTAATTATAATAACAACGTTAATTTTGCTGGAACGGCCGCAAACGCCGTAGATGCCGTTAATGTCAATATAAATAGAAATATAATATTGGGCATAGAGGACGACAGATATATACATGCTTCCGGAGAGCCTACGAAAAAAGAGATAAGGTCGGTAAGCCTCGGTATGATGGAGATTAGAGAGGATTCAGTTATAATAGACGCAGGCTGCGGAAGCGGAAGCATAAGCATAGAAGCCGCAGGACTCGCTTTCAGAGGCAAAGTTTATTCTATCGATAAAAATAAGCAAAAAATTGAAAATCTAAAAAGAAATATGAAAAAATTCGGAAGAAATAACATAGAGCCGATATTAGGCGAACTTCCGGACGCTATAAAAAGCCGTTTAAATTTAAAATTAAAAGGCGTTAATGCGGATTCTGTTTTTATAGGGGGCGGAGGAGCCGAAAACATAGACGAAATATTGAAAGAATTTTTAAATATACTGAAAGAGAACGGAGTTATCGTAGTTAACGCCGTCACGATAGAAACTTTATATGCGGTAATTAACTTTATTAAAAACGCCGGGCTTAAATACGAAATGGTTTCCTTAAGCGTTTCAAGGCTGAAATCGATCGGCGAAACATCATACTTTCAGGCTTTAAACCAGATTTATGCAGTTAAAATTACCAAAAAGTTTTTAAAACAGAATGCAGAGACTAAAATAGAACCTAAAATCGACGGAAGACCAAAACCTGAGTCAAGTCCGCTTGCTAAAACCGGGGCTGAAACGGAACGCAAAACCGAAATTAAGCCGGAAGCGGAAACTGCGGGCAAAAAAAGAAATATGACATTTAAAATAGAAAATAGAGGCGATAAAAAAAGCGAAGAATTAAATTCTAAAATGCCTAAAGTAAAAGTAAGGAATAAAACTATAGGAGCGCCTAAGTCCGATGATGAATTTAGCGGATTAAACGCAAATGAAGGAGACGGCGCAAACGATTTAAATTACGACATAGAAAACGGCGGGAGCGGCAAAAATGAGCGTTAG